One window from the genome of Anopheles merus strain MAF chromosome 3R, AmerM5.1, whole genome shotgun sequence encodes:
- the LOC121596909 gene encoding disks large homolog 5 isoform X1: MASSENNSDDGGHNVFSGFSSSNGSAPEYEHLMQFEYLKTKYRDVVSQLKTVSNEKQRLEHDFQLLKKELEGKGDFFNSTYHEYSGLKQKYDTLRHRYEEMTKDPSHYIKVCEELKKERNKYKELLKATELELETVLSERGSVLKENQKLYDKNEALEREVQGKVKECGALKEKIELLKTRQEYQQLSNESSWSKELSDSKDKFSIVSENLESANQEIERLKKALDKAKAEIAKAVHDTEVAKQRRDWAISEREKIVQERDSVRNLCDEIRKERDTATSKLLAAIRDKDDAHKKIELLTDQLEQVTRDSINNNATAGGQNASNLPGGGGPQSQPNGPGTGTPTTPNASLVSMNNSNSHRNSHYSSFSSIYNLESLQQYDVEMVEIDTSPLLSNSSDWGLTISGDLDHSYGSDHSNTKNLCGPYVAAVEHDSIFAGKLKPNDIICQINNHDCSTFSRRMIYRTIRNSVPQCIITVKRPTKRLLPVQIPFTSTNRNHGLCLELGLYIAKLEPNSIAAKDGRLAVGDRILSINNKPMESIKNINDVHAYINDMRNSSLNLIVIKEMPESHPSYASFYQPRLKHIRNTTSCTQTDNSLSTFGSQHTTNTSSVNTSANAMTMMNHRLSLEFDNNNHFLPSVMPSSAYQPSSSTPNSVAASTPSSTKSASKLTEFIQKIKDKMAISNHSKEAGGPGGSQEHDAIAALDSVLDSDEQSRDGKRSKRRSKNDPHHQSEVPRGTWPRVNMAMHINETHPGTIVQKKKIRPQLTIPRGGGDLDNNNYFAAVLNEAHTIPTTFQPNTVPGGSLSPGGITSGGVGGGGGGGANASGPGGNGGIVGSGPSSGQGTLPSSSKRNSNPVMPMDLNRLLAAKYGEATAGMAGGPITGGVPTGVPTMGKSNTIVPFPRSSTYDDRHHDGGGLNLNKHRFSLNFPPTSKQQMQQQQQQQLMLAPHQQQNSLDFIPIPTSSSQKSNHSIDSASAPHSLSKSPPTYYSGTGAASLGIPTSKTTEFFMTSKITKSLSKYSSDNESIDTETLSLGGGMGGMHGTGTPMSGMSANMGATGGGGGNQGIAGTMVGPGNTNTLPLTHMRKHLMGNSGSGGGGGSSSNRSGSTVHPAATAGYGATIFPGSYPHPFMRNHHQPGSGQGGGGGASASIANDALLSYPATASGGGGGGGTGPAAMGHHSHGASMDYSAYRYSQIQSSKEDVPISGYTGGYEGGTFPRNKSHLTSNSNHHHHHHHHHHQGGFRIPSNQSVTSRGSGIKISNGSIDCSSSERASPIPTFEVQVLKPGHAPPGGGGPGSNKRSSLQDYGHSKPNVGELRLVQIDKSEMSLGIKIFCRRNGGGVFVSNVGENSLASKVGLHIGDQLLEVCGINLRKATYELAAHVLRQCGNSITMLVLYNPVVYSNLTTSEDNLARSGSPTPQNSPRSMGRSLISAVNTTAVNAMTGTMTAPKTSSLVKAQEFSDSLEHQTQLHDDEEDGSVAVGSSGVGGGQSNMYKEQPREIYIETRKTSNLGITLVGGNAYGIFVHGVQKDSIADQAGLLVGDQILEFNGTDMRRSTAEHAALEIAKPADHVKVLVLYNIQKFNQIKDKPGDALYIRVGFDRNCDQGDSELSFTKDEVLFVDNTMFGGIPGKWRAWKLDEYGHKRQCGIIPNKLKVEEELRLLGDPGDVDTTARRGSTSARRSFFKRIKPQRSSSRDSKELASFSNTHLSLYLDSGSLSDDGLSSYQRVERLEYTYRPVIILGPLYEFVIDKLCVDFPEDFAVLQESQKKCTKDEMELAIQNNTIADYKMRSNGIFEYTSMQAVRDNKQCHCILNVGMAAVERLQRAQIYPIVLLLRFKSAKQIKEIKDSRYSTDKISAKAAKEMYEHTLKLESEYRQFISGVISGVNITHMCTQIKAAVDCEQKKILWVSIPSPL; this comes from the exons ATGGCCTCTAGCGAAAACAACAGCGACGATGGAG GACACAATGTCTTTTCAGGGTTCTCGAGCTCGAACGGTAGCGCCCCGGAGTACGAACATCTGATGCAGTTCGAGTATCTCAAGACCAAGTACCGCGATGTGGTGTCCCAGCTGAAGACGGTTTCGAACGAAAAGCAACGGCTGGAGCACGATTTCCAGCTGCTCAAGAAGGAGCTGGAAGGCAAGGGCGACTTCTTCAACAGCACCTACCACGAGTACAGCGGGCTGAAGCAGAAGTACGACACGCTGCGCCACCGGTATGAGGAAATGACGAAAGACCCATCGCACTACATCAAAGTGTGCGAGGAGCTCAAAAAGGAGCGCAACAAGTACAAGGAGCTGCTGAAGGCGACGGAACTCGAGCTCGAGACGGTGCTGTCGGAGCGGGGCAGTGTGCTGAAGGAGAACCAGAAGCTGTACGACAAGAACGAAGCACTCGAGCGGGAGGTGCAGGGTAAGGTGAAGGAGTGCGGAGCGTTGAAGGAAAAGATTGAGCTGCTAAAGACGCGCCAAGAGTACCAGCAGCTGTCGAACGAGAGCAGCTGGAGCAAGGAGCTGTCGGACAGCAAGGATAAGTTCAGTATTGTGTCGGAAAATTTGGAATCGGCCAACCAGGAGATTGAGCGGCTGAAGAAAGCGCTCGACAAAGCGAAGGCGGAGATAGCGAAAGCCGTCCACGACACCGAGGTCGCCAAACAGCGCCGGGACTGGGCGATATCGGAGAGGGAAAAGATTGTCCAGGAGCGGGACAGTGTGCGGAACTTGTGCGACGAAATACGCAAAGAGCGCGACACGGCCACGTCGAAGCTGCTGGCAGCGATACGGGACAAGGACGATGCGCACAAGAAGATCGAGCTGCTAACCGATCAGTTGGAGCAGGTGACACGCGACAGTATTAACAACAATGCCACTGCGGGAGGCCAAAACGCGTCCAATTTGCCGGGGGGCGGTGGACCCCAGTCGCAACCGAACGGTCCCGGGACTGGTACGCCAACCACGCCGAACGCCTCGTTGGTGTCGatgaacaacagcaacagtcaTCGGAATTCGCACTACAGCAGCTTCAGCTCGATCTACAACCTGGAATCGCTGCAGCAGTACGACGTGGAGATGGTGGAAATCGACACCTCGCCCCTGCTGAGCAATTCCTCCGACTGGGGGCTCACGATCAGCGGCGATCTCGATCACAGCTACGGCAGCGATCACAGCAACACGAAGAATCTCTGCGGCCCGTACGTGGCTGCCGTGGAGCACGACTCAATCTTTGCCGGCAAGCTCAAGCCGAACGATATCATCTGCCAGATAAACAACCACGACTGCAGCACGTTCTCGCGGCGCATGATCTATCGCACGATCCGCAACAGTGTGCCGCAGTGCATCATTACGGTGAAGCGACCGACGAAGCGCTTGCTGCCGGTGCAGATCCCATTCACCAGCACGAACCGCAACCACGGTCTTTGCCTCGAGCTCGGGCTGTACATCGCGAAGCTGGAGCCGAACTCGATCGCGGCCAAGGACGGCCGGCTGGCGGTCGGGGATCGGATTTTGTccatcaacaacaaaccgATGGAAAGCATCAAGAACATCAACGATGTGCACGCGTACATTAACGATATGCGCAACAGCAGCCTCAATCTGATCGTCATCAAGGAGATGCCCGAAAGCCATCCGAGCTACGCCAGCTTCTACCAGCCCCGGTTGAAGCACATCCGCAACACTACCAGCTGCACGCAGACGGACAACTCGCTCTCGACGTTCGGCAGCCAGCACACCACGAACACGAGCAGCGTGAACACGAGTGCCAACGCAATGACCATGATGAACCATCGGTTGAGCCTGGAGTTTGACAATAACAATCACTTCCTGCCGTCGGTGATGCCTTCCTCGGCGTACCAGCCTTCATCGAGCACGCCCAACTCGGTCGCGGCTAGTACCCCCTCGTCGACCAAATCGGCCTCCAAGCTGACGGAGTTTATTCAGAAGATTAAGGACAAGATGGCGATAAGCAATCACAGCAAGGAGGCGGGCGGTCCGGGCGGTAGTCAGGAGCACGATGCGATCGCGGCCCTCGATTCCGTGCTGGACAGCGATGAGCAGTCGCGGGATGGGAAACGCTCGAAGCGTCGCAGCAAGAACGACCCGCACCACCAGTCGGAGGTGCCGCGTGGGACGTGGCCCAGGGTTAACATGGCAATGCACATTAACGAGACGCATCCCGGAACGATagtgcagaagaagaagatcagaCCCCAGCTAACCATCCCGCGAGGAGGTGGTGATCTGGACAATAACAACTACTTCGCCGCTGTGCTGAATGAAGCCCATACGATTCCGACCACTTTCCAACCGAACACGGTGCCTGGTGGATCGCTGTCTCCCGGAGGGATTACCagcggtggtgttggtggtggtggtggtggaggagcaAATGCGTCAGGACCGGGCGGAAATGGTGGTATCGTTGGATCCGGCCCATCTTCCGGACAGGGAACGCTGCCGAGCTCAAGCAAACGCAACTCGAACCCCGTTATGCCGATGGATTTAAACCGTCTGCTTGCCGCAAAGTATGGAGAAGCGACTGCCGGGATGGCTGGTGGCCCTATCACTGGAGGGGTGCCGACAGGGGTGCCTACGATGGGCAAATCCAACACTATTGTGCCGTTTCCGCGATCTTCGACGTACGATGATCGGCACCATGACGGTGGCGGGTTGAATCTAAACAAGCATCGCTTCAGTCTGAACTTTCCACCGACGAGCAAGCAacaaatgcagcagcagcagcagcagcaactgatGCTTGCGCCACACCAGCAGCAAAACTCGCTCGATTTCATTCCAATTCCAACCTCTTCGTCGCAGAAGAGCAATCACTCGATCGATTCGGCCAGTGCACCCCACTCACTGTCCAAAAGCCCACCGACTTACTATTCCGGAACGGGGGCGGCCTCGCTCGGTATTCCTACGTCGAAAACGACGGAATTCTTCATGACGTCCAAGATCACCAAATCGTTGTCGAAGTACTCGAGCGACAACGAGAGTATCGATACGGAAACGCTTTCCCTCGGCGGTGGAATGGGCGGTATGCATGGGACGGGGACGCCCATGAGTGGCATGTCGGCGAACATGGGCGCAacgggtggcggtggtggcaacCAGGGCATCGCAGGCACGATGGTTGGTCCGGGAAATACCAACACACTTCCACTGACCCACATGCGTAAACATTTGATGGGCAACAGCGGTTCGGGAGGTGGAGGAGGTTCGTCCTCCAACCGGAGCGGCAGCACAGTACACCCAGCAGCGACGGCTGGTTACGGAGCAACCATATTTCCCGGTTCCTATCCCCATCCGTTCATGCGCAATCACCACCAACCGGGCAGTGGCcagggcggtggcggtggagcTAGTGCCAGCATTGCAAACGATGCCTTGCTGAGCTATCCGGCGACTGCCAGCGGTGGAGGAGGTGGCGGAGGCACTGGGCCAGCAGCAATGGGACATCATTCGCACGGTGCTTCCATGGACTATTCTGCGTATCGGTACAGTCAGATTCAATCGTCGAAGGAAGACGTTCCTATATCCGGTTATACGGGCGGCTATGAGGGCGGTACGTTTCCTCGGAACAAAAGCCACCTAACGAGCAATAgcaaccatcatcaccatcatcaccatcaccaccatcaggGAGGCTTTCGCATTCCCTCGAACCAGAGTGTAACGAGCCGGGGCAGTGGCATCAAGATCAGCAACGGTTCGATCGATTGCAGCAGCTCCGAACGTGCCTCGCCAATACCAACGTTCGAGGTGCAGGTGCTGAAACCAGGGCACGCTCCACCCGGGGGCGGCGGGCCCGGCTCCAACAAACGCAGCTCCCTGCAGGACTATGGCCACTCGAAGCCGAACGTAGGCGAGCTGCGGCTGGTGCAGATCGACAAGAGTGAAATGTCGCTCGGAATCAAAATTTTCTGCCGACGCAATGGAGGGGGCGTGTTCGTGTCGAATGTGGGAGAAAACAGCCTAGCCAGCAAGGTCGGTTTGCACATAGGCGATCAGCTGCTGGAGGTGTGCGGGATAAACCTACGCAAAGCGACGTACGAACTGGCCGCGCATGTGTTGCGCCAGTGCGGCAACTCCATTACCATGCTCGTGCTCTACAATCCGGTGGTGTACAGCAACCTCACTACCAGCGAGGACAATCTTGCTCGTTCGGGGTCGCCCACACCGCAGAACTCGCCGCGCTCGATGGGTCGCTCGCTCATATCGGCCGTAAACACCACGGCCGTTAACGCTATGACCGGCACAATGACCGCCCCTAAAACGTCGTCCCTGGTGAAGGCACAAGAGTTCAGCGACAGTCTGGAGCACCAAACGCAGCTGCACGATGACGAGGAGGACGGTTCCGTGGCTGTCGGTAGCTCCGGCGTCGGCGGCGGTCAAAGCAACATGTACAAAGAGCAGCCGCGCGAGATCTACATTGAGACGCGTAAAACGTCCAACCTGGGCATAACGTTGGTCGGTGGTAATGCTTACGGCATCTTTGTGCATGGTGTACAGAAGGATTCGATCGCGGATCAGGCCGGACTGCTGGTGGGCGATCAGATACTGGAGTTTAACGGTACAGATATGCGTCGCTCGACGGCGGAGCACGCAGCGCTCGAGATTGCAAAGCCCGCCGACCATGTGAAGGTGCTCGTGTTGTACAACATTCAAA AGTTCAATCAAATCAAAGATAAACCTGGAGATGCACTGTACATCCGCGTCGGGTTCGATCGTAACTGCGATCAGGGTGACTCGGAGCTATCGTTTACGAAGGACGAGGTGCTGTTCGTCGACAACACCATGTTCGGTGGAATTCCCGGTAAATGGCGTGCTTGGAAGCTGGACGAATATGGCCACAAGAGGCAATGCGGCATCATTCCCAACAAGCTAAA AGTGGAGGAAGAGCTACGATTGCTCGGAGATCCGGGTGACGTTGATACAACGGCGCGCCGAGGATCAACTTCGGCCCGGAGATCGTTCTTCAAGCGCATCAAACCGCAAAGAAGCTCATCGCGCGATTCTAAAGAATTGGCCAGCTTTAGCAACACGCACCTGAGCCTGTACCTTGATTCGGGATCACTGAGCGACGATGGGTTGAGCAGCTACCAACGCGTTGAACGGCTGGAAT ACACCTATCGGCCAGTGATCATTTTGGGACCGCTGTACGAGTTTGTCATCGATAAGCTGTGCGTAGATTTCCCGGAGGACTTTGCCGTCCTGCAGGAGAGTCAGAAGAAATGTACCAAGGACGAGATGGAGCTTGCAATACAGAACAATACAATCGCTGACTATAAGATGCGTAGCAATGGCATATTCGAGTACACCAGCATGCAAGCCGTGCGTGACAATAAG CAATGTCATTGCATATTGAACGTGGGCATGGCGGCAGTAGAACGATTGCAGCGCGCACAAATCTACCCGATCGTGTTGCTGTTGCGCTTCAAATCGGCCAAGCAAATCAAGGAGATCAAAGACTCGCGCTACTCGACTGACAAAATCTCGGCAAAGGCAGCCAAGGAAATGTATGAGCATACGCTGAAGCTGGAGTCGGAATATCGACAGTTTATCTCCG GAGTGATTTCGGGCGTCAATATTACACACATGTGTACACAGATTAAAGCGGCTGTGGATTGCGAACAGAAGAAGATCTTGTGGGTTTCGATCCCATCGCCGTTGTGA